From one Ursus arctos isolate Adak ecotype North America unplaced genomic scaffold, UrsArc2.0 scaffold_26, whole genome shotgun sequence genomic stretch:
- the FGF23 gene encoding fibroblast growth factor 23 — MWTVEFFLFDVTRLPFKSPRGKRRESSLGSSGQIPTKKRRKRPARHSQGVREAVSGFKLQPAIQSAAMSGTRLGLLVSVLCWVVRAYPNTSPLLGSSWGGLTHLYTASARNSYHLQIHKDGHVDGTPHQTIYSALMIRSEDAGFVVITGVMSRRYLCMDLRGNIFGSHLFSPESCRFRQRTLENGYDVYHSPQHRFLVSLGQAKRTFLPGTNPPPYSQFLSRRNEIPLIHFNTPRPRRHTRSAEDTERDPLNVLKPRPRMTPAPASCSQELPSAEDNSVVASDPLGVLRGNRVNAHAGGMGVDRCRPFPKFI, encoded by the exons ATGTGGACAGTGGAGTTTTTCCTGTTTGATGTCACACGGCTACCCTTTAAAAGTCCAAGGGGAAAAAGGAGGGAATCCAGCCTAGGATCCTCAGGCCAGATACCcacaaagaagagaagaaagaggcctGCGAGGCACAGCCAGGGAGTCAGGGAGGCAGTGTCAGGTTTCAAACTCCAGCCAGCCATTCAGAGCGCTGCGATGTCCGGGACCCGCCTTGGGCTCCTGGTCTCTGTCCTGTGCTGGGTAGTCAGAGCGTATCCCAACACCTCCCCGCTGCTCGGCTCCAGCTGGGGTGGCCTGACCCACCTGTACACAGCCAGCGCCAGGAACAGCTACCACCTGCAGATCCACAAGGACGGCCATGTGGATGGCACACCCCATCAGACCATCTACA GTGCCCTGATGATCAGGTCAGAGGATGCCGGCTTTGTGGTGATAACAGGTGTGATGAGTAGGCGATACCTCTGTATGGACCTCAGAGGCAACATCTTTGGATCC CACCTCTTCAGCCCGGAGAGCTGCAGGTTCCGACAGCGGACGCTGGAAAACGGCTACGACGTGTACCACTCCCCGCAGCACCGCTTCCTCGTCAGCCTGGGCCAGGCCAAGAGGACCTTCCTGCCAGGGACCAACCCGCCGCCCTACTCCCAGTTCCTGTCCCGGAGGAACGAGATCCCCCTCATCCACTTCAACACCCCCAGGCCAAGGCGGCACACGCGCAGCGCCGAGGACACGGAGCGCGACCCACTGAACGTGCTGAAGCCCAGGCCCCGCATGACCCCCGCCCCGGCCTCCTGCTCCCAGGAGCTCCCTAGCGCCGAGGACAACAGTGTGGTGGCCAGCGACCCGTTAGGGGTACTCAGAGGCAACCGGGTGAACGCGCACGCCGGGGGGATGGGCGTGGACAGGTGCCGCCCCTTCCCCAAGTTCATCTAG